The DNA region TGATAAATCCATTAAATGTTGATTTATCTGCTAACTTATTTGATATTACAGCTGCTGTTATTGCTTCTGTTATGCTTGTATTTATAACAGCTAATAAACTTTATAATAAATCTGCAGGAATTGCTTTAATGGTGATTTTAGCCTTAGTAGTACAAAATAGCCTAGCTTAAAAGCTAGACTATTTTTTTACTTATTACAGTGAGAACAAAGCCCTGTTAAAACTAAATTTGTTGAATCTATTTTAAACTTACTTAAAGAGTTAACCTCTTCTAATACACTACTTACATTCAAAGTTATATCTTCAATATTTCCACACGATGAACAAACTAAATGAGCATGTTCTGTTTTAACTAATTCAAAAACTGATTTAGTATTTGGAATTTTTACTTCTGAAAGAAAAACCTTTTCAAGCATTGCATTTATATTTTTATATATAGTTGCAAGTGAAATAGAAGGAAACTTTGTAAGTAACTTTTTGTATAAATCATCAATATTCATATGACCATTTAAATAAAGTTCTTCAACAATAGCAACTCTTTGAGGTGTTACTTTTAGATCATATTCCTTTAATAAACCTGTATAATTCGATATCATTACCTTTCCTTTCGTGAAATAATACAATATGTTATATTTAATTCACTAATATTTATTCTGGAATTATAGCATATATTTTATTAAAGGAAAATAATTTTCCTTTAAGTTTCTATATATTATAATTATCTATTGGAAAAAGATTTTCTATAACTAAATATTATTGTTAATAAACCGCCTTACTTAGGCTAGTTTAAGAGCAGTTTTATATGAATATCAATAGAATAAACATTAAAATTAAGAGGATTAAATATGAGACAATACGAAACGTACAGATGTAATAAATGTGGTAACGAAGTTGAAGTTCAAAAAGTTGGTGGTGGAGAATTACACTGCTGTGGTGAAGCTATGGAAATGATTACAGAAGATTTAACAGCAGTTAATTTAATGAAAGCATTTGCAGGCGAATCAATGGCTAGAAACAAGTATGAATATTATGCTAAAGTTGCACAAAAAGAAGGTTATAGAGATATTGCTGAACACTTCCAAAGAGCTGCTAATAATGAAAAAATGCATGCTAAACTTGAACTTAAAATGCATAATCAAATTGTATCAGGTAAAGAACTTGGAAATACTATTGAAAACCTTAATGATGCGATTAATGGTGAATCATATGAAAATGTAACAATGTATCCAGATTTTGCAGCTATTGCAAAAGAAGAAGAACATAAAGATGTTGCAAGAATTCTTGCAGGAATTGGTAAAATTGAAGTTGAACATGAAAAGATGTATAGAATGCTTCTTGAAAGACTTGAATCAGGGAAAGAACACGAAAGTGATGAAGAAGAAGAGTGGATCTGTGAAGTATGTGGACATATTCATAGAGGGAAAAAAGCTTTAAAAGTTTGTCCTGTATGTAAACACCCACAAGAGTACCAATCAAGATTAAATTCTAAAAAGTAATTAAAAAAAAGGATATCTTTGGTAATATAAGAAAAATTACCGGAGATAGCCTTGATTAAACTATTATTATTAACACTTTTTGCTTTATGTATTTATGCAAAAGATTTTACAATTGCATCTTATAATGCAGAAAATTTATTTGATTTAAAAAAACAAAATAGCGAATATAAAGAGTTTATACCCAACACTTCTTCAAAATGGAATCAAAAAAATTTCAATATAAAAATCAATAATGCAGTAAAAGTTATAAAGGCAATTGATGCTGATATTATTGGACTTCAAGAGATTGAAAATAAAGCGGTATTACAACTTTTATTAAAAAAGCTACCACAATATAAATACTCATCATTTATAAAATATTCTAGATCAGCAATTGGACTTGGATTTTTATCAAAAATAAAAATAAAAGACAGTAGACAAATAGATATAAAATTTACAAATAAAATATATAGACCTATTTTAGAAAGTACCTTTGTTTTTGATAATACAGAGTTTAAGGTTTTTAATAATCACTGGCCTTCAAAAAGAGTTGCAGAAAGTTATAGAGTTAAATTTGCAAAGAAATTACAAGATAGACTTTCAAAACTTCCAAGGGATTATGATTATATTTTACTTGGTGATTTCAACTCAAATTATGATGAAATGAGAAGTTTTAAATACAATAAAAAATTAAATAATACAAATGGTATAACAGGAATAAATCAAGTTTTAAATACAACTGTAAATGATAAATATATCACTTATGATGATGTTTTAAAATTAAAAAGAAAGGTACATTTTAACCTTTGGTTAGATTTACCATCAAATCAAAGATTTTCAAATAAATATAGAACACAAAATAATACTCCTGATAATATTATTGTTTCACCTGCTCTACTTGATACAAAAAATATTTCATATATTCATAATTCATTTAAGGTTTTTAAACCTAATTATCTATATAAAAACAATAAAGTTTTAAGATGGCAAATGAAAGGTTCAAGATATAACAAAGTTCATATTGGAGTTGGATATTCTGATCATTTACCAATTTATGCAAAATTCTCAACATCAAAAGAAAAAACAAATCCTATTAAAGAGATTAATAAAAATAGTAAAAAAGAGTTACATTCTATTTCTGATTTATACACAAAAATGAAACTAATCGAACCTGCTATTATAAAAAATGCTATTGTGATTTATAAAACAAAAAATGGTGCGATAATAAAACAAAAAAATAAACGAGCTATTTATATATATAATCATGCAAAAAACTTAAAACTTGGATATTCATATACTTTACAAATAAACCAAATTCTTGATTATAATGGATTAAAAGAAGTTGATTCTTTTTCTATTTTAGATGAAGATGGAAAATATAAAGATTATAAATCACTTTTATTAAATGCGAAGAAAAACAATATTTTAGAACCTATTTATCAAAATGAAATAGCCTTTAATCTAAAAGGTATTGTGAAAAATAAAAAGCTACATATTGAAAATTCTAAAGGAAAGTATATAAAACTATATGCAAAAAATAAAAAAGATTTACCAAAAGAAAACTCTATAATCACTTTTAAAAATGCACATATTGGAGAATATCGAGGTATTCCTCAAATACTTATTCATAATAAAAATGACTATAAAGTAGGTAAATAATGCTTTTAAAATCTATATTCACAAATAGTACAGGAATTCTAACATCAAGAATTTTAGGATTTATTCGAGATTTATTAACAGCATCAATTTTGGGAGCAAATATTTATTCGGATATTTTCTTTGTAGCTTTTAAATTACCAAATCTTTTTAGAAGAATTTTTGCAGAAGGTGCATTTACCCAAGCTTTTATACCAGCTTATGCAAAATCAAATCATAAAATTAGATTTTCTTCTGTAGTGTTTTTACAACTATTTGGATTTTTGATAATATTATCACTTTTAGTAACTCTTTTTTCATCACTTGTTGCAAAAGCAATTGCAATTGGTTTTGATCAAGAGACAATAGATTTAGCAGCACCATTATTTGCAATAAATTTCTACTATTTACCTATGATTTTTGTAGTTACTTTTATGGCTGCACTTTTACAATATAAACATCATTTTGCTACAACTGCATATTCAACAGCACTTTTAAATCTTACAATGATTTTATCTCTTTTGATTTCAAAAGATATGGATAAATATGAAATTACTTTTTACTTATCTTATGGAGTTTTAGCAGGAGGACTTTTACAAATACTAGTACATTTATATGCTATAAAAAGACTTAATTTATGTAAAATATTTCATTTTAAAAAACATAAGAAAAAAGAGGAAAATAAATTTTATAAAAACTTTATGTCTGCAACACTTGGTTCTTCAACTACACACCTTTCAGCTTTTATTGATACGTGGTTAGCATCATTTTTAATGACAGGTTCTATTTCATATCTTTATTATGGGAATAGAGTTTTTCAACTTCCTTTAGCCCTTTTTGCAATTGCTACATCAGTTGCCCTATTTCCAATGATTGCAAGAAGTATAAAAAATAAAGATGAAGAAAAAGCATTAAATCTAATGAAAAAATCATCATTAATTTTATTTGGATTATTAGCAGTTTCAACATTTATAGGAATAGTTTTTAATGAATTTATAATCTCATTATTATTTGAAAGAGGAGCATTTACCCAAACAGATACAGCAAATACTGCATTAATTTTATCTATGTATTTAATAGGTCTTATTCCTTTTGGAATTGGTAAAATATTTTCGCTTTGGTTATATGCAAAAGAACAGCAATTTTTAGCAGCAAAAATATCAGTTTATTCTCTTGGATGGAATATTGTATTTTCATTGATTTTAATACAACCTTTTGGAGCAGCTGGTTTAGCATTTGCTAGTACACTTAGTGGATTTATACTTTTTTTTCTAACTATTAAAGCTTTTGGTTTTAAAAAATTTAAACTTATGTTCAAAAAATAAAGAACTTGGATTTTTAGTAATTAATTACATTTTAGCTATAATCATCGCTTTAATAAATATTACTAGGATTTAAATGAAAGAATTTTTCAAACAATATTCACCATTTTATAAAAATTATAAACTAGAATTTTTTTATGCTTTTGTAGGAATTATATTAGTCGCAGGAGCAACTTCTGGAACGGCTTATGCTATACAACCTTTACTTGATGATATTTTTATCAATAAAGATGAAGAAATGTTATATATGATGCCCATCTTTGTAATCATTCTTTATGCTGCAAAAGGTTTTGGACGATATATCCAAGCTTATTATATTTCTTTTATTGGACAAGATATTACTAGAATTGTAAGAGATAGATTATTTGCACACGTTTTAACTTTAGATATTAATTTCTTTCAAAAAAAACATGGTGGAGAACTTGTTAGTAGAATTATAAATGATATAAATAGAATACAAAGTGCAATTTCAAACTATGTAGCAGAGTTTATACGTGAATCACTTACAATAGTTGGACTTGTTGCACTTGTAATTTATCACTCACCAGAACTTGCATTTTATGGTTTAGTCGTACTTCCTCTTGCAATTTATCCATTATCAAGACTTGCAAAAAGAATGAAAAAACTTTCATTTAAATCACAAGAATCAAATGCTGATATTACTACATCTTTAAGTGAATCATTTAATAATATAGAAATAATCAAAGCTAATTCAACAGAAGAGATTGAATCAAAAAAATTTTCAATTCATAATCTAAACTTCTTTAAATACAATATGAAAGCAGTTAGAACAAATGAACTAACTTCTCCTCTAATGGAAATAATAGGTTCATTTGCATTTGCAGCAGTAATATTAGTAGGTGGAACAAAAGTAATAAGTGGAGAATTAACAACAGGTACATTTTCATCTTTTATTGCAGCACTATTTATGCTTTATTCTCCAATAAAAAGATTATCAGCTTTATATAATAAAATGCAAGATGCGCTTGCAGCAAATGATAGAATTAATGAAATGCTAAATCAACAAGCAACTATTCTTTCAGGTAAAAATAAATTCCCTGATGAGATTAAAACTATTTCATTTAAAGATGTATTTTTAAAATATGATGATTTTACTGCTCTTTCAAATATTAGTTTTGAAACAAAAAGAGGTGAAACTATTGCTCTTGTAGGTGATAGTGGTGGTGGGAAATCATCATTAATTAATCTAATCATCAGATTTTATGATGTTTCAAAAGGTGAAATAAAACTTAATAACAAATTATTAAATGACTTAGATATTAAGTCTTTAAGAGAAAATATTTCAATAGTAACACAAAGAGTATATATTTTTAATGACACAATAAGTGCTAATATTGCTTATGGTTATGATATAAATGAACAAAGAGTTATCGAAGTATTAAAACAAGCTCACGCTTATGACTTTATACAAAAAATGCCAGAAGGTATTAATACAAAACTTGATGAATTTGGAACAAATTTAAGTGGAGGTCAAAGACAAAGAATTGCAATTGCACGGGCTTTATATAAAAACCCTCAAGTTCTTATACTTGATGAAGCTACTTCAGCACTAGATAATGAAAGTGAATCAATAATTTCAGAAGTGATTGATGAAGTAAGTGTAGATAAAATTACATTTATTATTGCACATCGATTAAGTACAATAAAAAATGCAACAAAAATAGCAGTTTTTAAAAATGGAAAGATAGTATGTATGGATACAGAAAAAAACTTATTAAAAACTTGTGAAGAATATAAAAGATTACATAATTTAGCAAATATGTAAGCAAAAAAAAGTTTTTTTTGCTTATTTCTTAACTTAATGAAATTAATAATTTCATTAAAACTTATATTTAACGACTTTTGGATAAAATATCTAAATTTTAAAAAAGGCACAAACTTGTTTAGCTATAATACACTTAAAAAAGTTCTATTTAAATTTGAACCAGAAACAGCACATAATATGGCTGAAATGGGATTGAGAATAGTTGGTAAATGTAAAATTATCCAAAACTACATGGAAAAAAAGAACTATATTAAGGATCATAAACTTTCACAAGAAATTTTTGGTCTTACTTTTGAGAACCCTGTAGGCCTTGCAGCTGGTTTTGACAAAAATGCGACAATGGTAAAAGCTATGCCTTCACTTGGATTTGGTTTTACAGAAATTGGAACAATGACACCAAGACCACAAGATGGTAACCCAAAACCTCGAATGTTTAGATATCCAGAAGTTAAAAGTGTTCAAAATGCAATGGGGTTTAATAATAAAGGTGCGCACAAAGTACTTAAAAATTTAAAAGAAGTTTACCCAGCTTCTATTCCTGTTGGAGTAAATATTGGTAAAAATAAATTAACTCCTGAAGAGTTTGCTTTAAGTGATTATAAAATGTTAATCAAAAAATTTGAACAAACTAGTGATTATTTAGTAATAAATATTTCTAGTCCAAACACTCCAAATTTAAGAGATTTACAAAATGAAAAATTTATTACTGAATTATTCACTATGGCTAAAGAATTTACAAAAAAACCAATTTTATTAAAAATTGCTCCAGATATGGAAGCACAAGTTGCAATTGATTTATGTAAAAGTGCAATAAATGCGGGTGCATCTGGAATAATAGCAACAAATACTACAATTGATTATGATTTAGTTCCAAATTGTCAAGATTTTGGTGGATTAAGTGGTGCTTGTTTAACTAATAAATCTTATAATATTTTTAAAGAAATTGCAAAAGAATTATTTGGAAAAACAATTTTAATATCAGCAGGTGGTATATCAACAGGGGAACAAGCATATGCTCGAATAAAAGCAGGTGCTTCATTGGTACAATCGTACTCAGGTTTAATTTTTGAAGGACCTTCAATGGTTCGAAAAATTAATGAAGAACTTTTAGAACTAATAGCCAAAGATGGATATGCAAATATCACAGAAGCTATTGGTGCTGATTTAAAATAGGAAATATTTAAAATGAATTTAATAAACCAAACAAAAACTAAAAAAACTTTTTTACTTTTTATTGTTTCATTATTCATTATCACAGGAGAATTAATGGCTAATAGCTTACCAAAATATTACACTAAAACATTAGAAAATGGATTACAAATAGTTGCAATTCCTATGAAAAATGACTCAAATGTAGTATCAACTGATATATTTTATAAAGTTGGAAGCAGAGATGAGAAAATGGGGAAAAGTGGAATAGCACATATGCTTGAACACTTAAACTTTAAATCAACTAAAAATTTAAAATCAGGTGAATTTGATGAAATAGTAAAAGGTTTTGGAGGAGTTAATAATGCTTCTACATCTTTTGATTTTACACACTATTATATAAAATCTGCTTCAAAGAATATGGATAAATCATTAAGTTTATTTGCTGATTTAATGGAAAATTTAACATTAAAAGATGAAGAATTTCAACCAGAACGTAATGTAGTTGCAGAAGAAAGACGTTGGAGAACTGATAATAGTCCTATGGGTTATTTACAATTTAGATTATTCAACAACGCATATATTTACCATCCATATCACTGGACTCCAATTGGATTTATGAGTGATATTAAAAACTGGTCAATTAATGATATAAAAGATTTTCATAGTACATATTATCAACCAAAGAATGCAATTATTGTAGTTGCTGGAGATATAGATAAAGATAAAATATTTGCTTCTTCTGAAAAATATTTTAAAGATATAAAAAATAAAAAAGAAATAATATCAGATATTCATACAGTTGAACCAAAACAAGATGGAGCTAAAAAAGTAACTGTCTTAAAAGATTCAGCAGTTGAAATGATAGCAATTACTTATCATATACCAAACTTTGAACATGAAGACCAAGTTGCACTTTCAGCTTTAAGCGAATTTTTTAGTTCAGGGAAAAGTTCGATTTTACAAAAAAGACTAGTTGATGAAAAAAGATTAGTTAACTCTGTTTATGCATATAATTTAGAATTAAAAGACCCTGGTTTATTTATATTTATGGCTGTTGCAAACGAAGGTATAAAAGCTAAAGACATTGAAAAAGAAATTTTAGCTATAATCGACGAAATCAAAAAAGGTAAAATTACAAAATCAGATATTGAAAAAATAAAAATTAATACAAAAGCAGATTTTATTTTTTCACTTGAAAGTTCATCTTCTGTTGCATCATTATATGGTTCTTATTTTGTAAGAGACAATATAAAACCTTTATTTAATTATGAAGAAAAAGTAGATAAATTAACTAAAAAAGATTTAATAGAAGTTGCAAATAAATACTTTACAAAAAATAATTCCACTACGGTAATACTAAAACAAGAAAAGCAGTAGTTCAATTATAAAAAATAAAAAATAGAAGATTTAGTAGTAAAAAAGGATAGATATGGAAATTATTACAGGTGCAATGACCGCACTAATTACACCATTTAAAAATGGAAAAGTTGATTTAGAGAAATATGAATCTTTAATTAAAAGACAAATAGAGCAAGGTATGGATGCAGTTGTTCCTGTGGGAACTACAGGTGAAAGTGCTACATTATCTCATGATGAGCATAGAGAATGTATTGAAGTTGCAGTTGCAACTTGTAAAGGTACTAATATTAAAGTTATTGCAGGAGCTGGTTCAAATGCAACGCATGAAGCAGTTAGTATTGCAAAACATGCACAAGCTGTTGGAGCTGATGGTCTTTTATCTGTAACTCCATATTATAATAAACCAACTCAAGAAGGTCTATATCAACATTATAAAGCAATTGCTACTTCTGTTGATATTCCATTTATGTTATATAATGTACCAGGAAGAACTGGTGTTGAAATAACAGCAGAAACTACAATTAGACTATTCGATGATATTCCTAATATTTATGCTACAAAAGAGGCAACTGGTTCATTACAAAATGCAATTGAACTATTATCACAAAGAAGTGATATTGTTGTTGTTTCAGGAGATGATGCTATTGATTTTCCTATGTTAGCTAGTGGATGTAAAGGAATTATATCTGTAACTGCAAACTTACTTCCAAACTTGAAATCTAGACTTGTTCATGCTGTTCAAGAAGGAAAATTTGCAGAAGCTAGAAAAATTAGTGAAGACTTATATTCTTTAAACTCTGTATTATTTTGTGAAAGTAACCCAATACCAATTAAGGCTGCTATGTATTTAGCTGGTCTGCTTGATACTTTAGAATATAGACTTCCTTTAACTGCTCCAAGTGCAGAAACAATGAAAAAACTTGAAAAAACTTTAATACAATATAAGGTAATTAAATAATGAGTGATTTTATGAAAAATAAAACTTTAGTAATTTCTGGTGGTACAAAAGGTATCGGTAAAGAATGTGTTTATAAATTTGCACAAAATGGTGTAAATGTTGCTTTTACATATAATTCTAATAAACAATTTGCAGAAGATATCTGTAAAGATATTGAAGAAAAATATGGAGTTAAATGTAGAGCATATCCTTTTAATATTCTTGAACCAGAACAATACAAAGAATTATTTTTAGAAATTGATAAAGACTTTGATAGAGTTGATTTTTTTATCTCAAATGCAATGATTTATGGTCGTGCTGTTGTTGGTGGATATGGTAAATTTATGAAATTAAAACCTCGAGGTTTAAATAATATTTATACTGCAACAGTAAATGCTTTTGTATGTGGAGCACAACAAGCAGCTAAAAGAATGCAAAAAGTTGGAGGAGGAGCAATTGTTTCTTTATCATCAACTGGTAATTTAGTATATATTCCTAACTACTCAGGTCATGGAACAAATAAAGCAGCTGTTGAAGCAATGGTAAGATATGCAGCAACAGAATTAGGAGAATTTAATATTAGAGTAAATGCAGTTTCAGGTGGTCCAATAGACACTGATGCACTTAAAGCATTTACAAACTATGAAGAAGTTAAACAAAAAACTATTGATTTATCAGCTTTAAATAGAATTGGTCAACCAAAAGATTTAGCGCAATCATGTTACTTCTTATGTACTGAAGACGCATCTTGGATAACTTCTCAAACTTTAGTTGTTGATGGTGGAACAACTTTCAGATAATGAAAGAAAAAATACTTAACCTTCCAAATATCTTAGCATTATTTAGAATAGCATTAGCTCCACTAATGCTATGGTTTTTTATAGATAGAGATAATTCTATTTTTTCTCATTGGCATCCTTCTTGGATGGATTATTTTGCTGGACTTATTTTCGTAATTGCATCAGTTACTGATTTTTTTGATGGATATATTGCAAGATCATGGAATCAGATAACAAAACTTGGTGGGATACTAGATCCACTTGCTGATAAAATGCTTGTACTAGCAGGATTTTTAGGTCTTATGGTAATTGATAGAGCATCTGCTTGGGCAGTATTTTTAATACTCTCGCGTGAATTTTTTATTACTGGATTAAGAGTAGTTGCAGTAAGTGAAGGTAAAGATGTAGCTTCTACAATGGCTGGAAAAATAAAAACTGTAATTCAAATGATTGCAATAGGTTTTTTAATTATGAATTGGCCATTTGCAACAGAACTTTTATGGTTAGCTGTTGTTTTAACAATGTATTCAGGATATGAATATATTAGAGATTATTTTAAAATATAGAGGTTTTTCTTGGGTACTATAACATTTTTACTGGTATTATCGTTTTTAGTTTTTTTTCATGAATTAGGTCATTTTACTGCTGCTCGTTATTTTGGAGTAAAAGTTCATGTTTTCTCAATTGGTTTTGGGAAACGTCTTTTTGCAAAAGAATGGAAAGGTACAGTTTGGCAACTTTCATTAATACCACTTGGTGGTTATGTAAAAATGAAAGGTCAAGATGATTCTAATCCTTCTTTAGTTGAAAGTGGTGATGATTCATATAATACGAAATCTCCTCTTCAACGAATAGTTATACTATTTGCAGGTCCATTTGCAAACTTTTTATTAGCTGCTATTTTATACTTTTCTATTGCTATTATAGGTGCTTCAGCACTTGCTCCTCAAATAGGTCAAGTTCAAGCTAATTCACCTGCTTTTAAAGCTGGAATTCAAAAAAATGATGAAATTGTAAGAATTAATAATACACAAATCACAACATGGAATGATCTTGGAAAAACAATTGTAAATACACAAGGTCCTTTAAAATTCTTCATTAAAAGAGATGGAAACCTAATAGCTAAAACTATAAACCCACATATCTCTGATGCACAAAATATGTTTAAAGAAGATATTAAAAAAAGAATGGTTGGGATTTCACCTTCTGGGAAAATTATAAAACTTGATTTATCTATTGGTGAATCTTTAGTATTTGCTTATGAAAAAACAGTATTTGCATCAACAATGATTTTTCAAGGTGTTCAAAAATTAATCCAAGGTGTAATACCAAGTAGTGAAGTTGGTGGAGTTATTACAATTGGAAAAGTAATCTCTGATGCAAGTCAATCTAGTATTATTGCATTGCTTACGATTACGGCACTTATTTCTGTTAATTTAGGTGTTTTAAACTTACTTCCTATTCCAGCACTAGATGGTGGACATATTATGTTTAATATATATGAAATGATTACAAAAAGAAAACCAAGTGATAAAGTTTTCATGATACTTACAATCGCTGGTTGGGTGATTCTTGGTTCTTTAATGTTACTAGGAATTTACAACGATATTAATAGAATTTTCTTAAAATAATAAAATATATAAAGAGTTAAAATGAATAAAATTATTGCAACACAAAATTTAGATGACATTATTACAAGAGTAGAAGGTGCTAGACTTAAAATATCTGAGCATCATATTGTAAAGATAATTGGTATTAGTAAATATTCTCCTGTTGAAGATGTTGAAATCTTATACAATGTAGGTCAAAGAGCTTTTGGTGAAAATAAAGTTCAAGACTTAAAAGCTAAAAGCGAAGCTTTAGAAGAATTACCAATTGAGTGGCATTTTGTAGGAACATTACAAAAAAATAAAATCAATAATTTAATTGATTTAAATCCAACACTTGTACAATCAATTGATTCATTAGAATTAGCACAAGAATTAAATAAAAAGCTTGGAGCTAAAAATAAAAAAATGAATATTCTTTTACAAATAAACTCTGCAAAAGAAGATACAAAATCAGGTGTAATGCCAGAAGTTGCAGTTGAAATTTATAAACAAATACTTGCTACTTGTCCAAACTTAAGACTAAAAGGTGTTATGAGTATTGGTGCACATGTAAAAGATGAAAAAATCATAAAAGATTCTTTTATTACTACTAAAAAAATTTATGATGAATTAGTTCCATTAGGTGCTAGATATTGTTCAA from Poseidonibacter antarcticus includes:
- a CDS encoding ferritin family protein, whose product is MRQYETYRCNKCGNEVEVQKVGGGELHCCGEAMEMITEDLTAVNLMKAFAGESMARNKYEYYAKVAQKEGYRDIAEHFQRAANNEKMHAKLELKMHNQIVSGKELGNTIENLNDAINGESYENVTMYPDFAAIAKEEEHKDVARILAGIGKIEVEHEKMYRMLLERLESGKEHESDEEEEWICEVCGHIHRGKKALKVCPVCKHPQEYQSRLNSKK
- a CDS encoding Fur family transcriptional regulator, whose product is MISNYTGLLKEYDLKVTPQRVAIVEELYLNGHMNIDDLYKKLLTKFPSISLATIYKNINAMLEKVFLSEVKIPNTKSVFELVKTEHAHLVCSSCGNIEDITLNVSSVLEEVNSLSKFKIDSTNLVLTGLCSHCNK
- a CDS encoding M16 family metallopeptidase; its protein translation is MANSLPKYYTKTLENGLQIVAIPMKNDSNVVSTDIFYKVGSRDEKMGKSGIAHMLEHLNFKSTKNLKSGEFDEIVKGFGGVNNASTSFDFTHYYIKSASKNMDKSLSLFADLMENLTLKDEEFQPERNVVAEERRWRTDNSPMGYLQFRLFNNAYIYHPYHWTPIGFMSDIKNWSINDIKDFHSTYYQPKNAIIVVAGDIDKDKIFASSEKYFKDIKNKKEIISDIHTVEPKQDGAKKVTVLKDSAVEMIAITYHIPNFEHEDQVALSALSEFFSSGKSSILQKRLVDEKRLVNSVYAYNLELKDPGLFIFMAVANEGIKAKDIEKEILAIIDEIKKGKITKSDIEKIKINTKADFIFSLESSSSVASLYGSYFVRDNIKPLFNYEEKVDKLTKKDLIEVANKYFTKNNSTTVILKQEKQ
- a CDS encoding endonuclease/exonuclease/phosphatase family protein, with translation MIKLLLLTLFALCIYAKDFTIASYNAENLFDLKKQNSEYKEFIPNTSSKWNQKNFNIKINNAVKVIKAIDADIIGLQEIENKAVLQLLLKKLPQYKYSSFIKYSRSAIGLGFLSKIKIKDSRQIDIKFTNKIYRPILESTFVFDNTEFKVFNNHWPSKRVAESYRVKFAKKLQDRLSKLPRDYDYILLGDFNSNYDEMRSFKYNKKLNNTNGITGINQVLNTTVNDKYITYDDVLKLKRKVHFNLWLDLPSNQRFSNKYRTQNNTPDNIIVSPALLDTKNISYIHNSFKVFKPNYLYKNNKVLRWQMKGSRYNKVHIGVGYSDHLPIYAKFSTSKEKTNPIKEINKNSKKELHSISDLYTKMKLIEPAIIKNAIVIYKTKNGAIIKQKNKRAIYIYNHAKNLKLGYSYTLQINQILDYNGLKEVDSFSILDEDGKYKDYKSLLLNAKKNNILEPIYQNEIAFNLKGIVKNKKLHIENSKGKYIKLYAKNKKDLPKENSIITFKNAHIGEYRGIPQILIHNKNDYKVGK
- a CDS encoding ABC transporter ATP-binding protein; the protein is MKEFFKQYSPFYKNYKLEFFYAFVGIILVAGATSGTAYAIQPLLDDIFINKDEEMLYMMPIFVIILYAAKGFGRYIQAYYISFIGQDITRIVRDRLFAHVLTLDINFFQKKHGGELVSRIINDINRIQSAISNYVAEFIRESLTIVGLVALVIYHSPELAFYGLVVLPLAIYPLSRLAKRMKKLSFKSQESNADITTSLSESFNNIEIIKANSTEEIESKKFSIHNLNFFKYNMKAVRTNELTSPLMEIIGSFAFAAVILVGGTKVISGELTTGTFSSFIAALFMLYSPIKRLSALYNKMQDALAANDRINEMLNQQATILSGKNKFPDEIKTISFKDVFLKYDDFTALSNISFETKRGETIALVGDSGGGKSSLINLIIRFYDVSKGEIKLNNKLLNDLDIKSLRENISIVTQRVYIFNDTISANIAYGYDINEQRVIEVLKQAHAYDFIQKMPEGINTKLDEFGTNLSGGQRQRIAIARALYKNPQVLILDEATSALDNESESIISEVIDEVSVDKITFIIAHRLSTIKNATKIAVFKNGKIVCMDTEKNLLKTCEEYKRLHNLANM
- a CDS encoding quinone-dependent dihydroorotate dehydrogenase, with protein sequence MFSYNTLKKVLFKFEPETAHNMAEMGLRIVGKCKIIQNYMEKKNYIKDHKLSQEIFGLTFENPVGLAAGFDKNATMVKAMPSLGFGFTEIGTMTPRPQDGNPKPRMFRYPEVKSVQNAMGFNNKGAHKVLKNLKEVYPASIPVGVNIGKNKLTPEEFALSDYKMLIKKFEQTSDYLVINISSPNTPNLRDLQNEKFITELFTMAKEFTKKPILLKIAPDMEAQVAIDLCKSAINAGASGIIATNTTIDYDLVPNCQDFGGLSGACLTNKSYNIFKEIAKELFGKTILISAGGISTGEQAYARIKAGASLVQSYSGLIFEGPSMVRKINEELLELIAKDGYANITEAIGADLK
- the murJ gene encoding murein biosynthesis integral membrane protein MurJ codes for the protein MLLKSIFTNSTGILTSRILGFIRDLLTASILGANIYSDIFFVAFKLPNLFRRIFAEGAFTQAFIPAYAKSNHKIRFSSVVFLQLFGFLIILSLLVTLFSSLVAKAIAIGFDQETIDLAAPLFAINFYYLPMIFVVTFMAALLQYKHHFATTAYSTALLNLTMILSLLISKDMDKYEITFYLSYGVLAGGLLQILVHLYAIKRLNLCKIFHFKKHKKKEENKFYKNFMSATLGSSTTHLSAFIDTWLASFLMTGSISYLYYGNRVFQLPLALFAIATSVALFPMIARSIKNKDEEKALNLMKKSSLILFGLLAVSTFIGIVFNEFIISLLFERGAFTQTDTANTALILSMYLIGLIPFGIGKIFSLWLYAKEQQFLAAKISVYSLGWNIVFSLILIQPFGAAGLAFASTLSGFILFFLTIKAFGFKKFKLMFKK